A stretch of DNA from Panulirus ornatus isolate Po-2019 chromosome 14, ASM3632096v1, whole genome shotgun sequence:
agtctttttatttatttctgtACGAAGGTTGGTGGATGGTTATTATACGTGGCTGGGATGAGAAAGGGCTGAATTGTCTTTTGCACGAGAGTTGGTGCCAAGCACATTAAAGTGGCACTGCACTGGAAACACCCCTGTTAAACACCTTTGGCTGTTATGCAGTTACTCGCCGCTAACAgccgccaccaccctccctccctgcaggtaACGGGACTCTCATCGTCATCTTCGTGCGCAACAAGACGCTGCGCAACGTGCCCAACACCTACATCATCTCGCTAGCGCTGGGTGACCTGCTGGTGCTCTTCTTCACCGTGCCCTTCGTCTCCACCATCTACACCATCGACTCCTGGCCCTACGGAACCTTCGAGTGCAAGTTCAGCGAGTTCGTCAGGGACATCTCCGTCGGGGTGACGGTGTTCACCCTGACGGCGCTCTCGGCTGACCGCTACCTGGCTATTGTCTCCCCCGTCAGAAAGGTGAGTCTGGctatgttgctctctctctctacctcacgctTGAGGTTTAGGCTACCTGAGCTTACACGAGCTCCTGACCTGAAGCTAATGTATTATTCAGTACTCTGTAAGGTCAGTGTCAGTGCTGTGTATGCTGGGAGGACTGCTGTATATTAATAATTATTTCGTCACTGTGAACAATGTTTGACACAAAAACTAAATTAATTGTTTGCTTCAGGACACCCCCCTTAATGCAAGTCATTATCACTGGAATTCCTCATGAATGAAATTATAATCTAAGGCAAGAAAAGTAATCACTTATATTCGATATAGAATTAAGTTCGAACCGTATGAAGCAGTGTCACGGTACATGATTCGTTTTTCTCGGTACTCGGTGTATAGTATAAACACAAGACTTTTCAGACGAATGACACACCACAACTGTGCATATCCTCATTAACGTCAAATTTTGGTAGAATCACCTACTTGTTCATGGTCTTGTAACTCTCCACTGTACCCCCTTTCAGGCTGTGGGTGCAGCTCGAGGAGTGACCCTGCGAGCCGCTCTGGCCATCTGGTTGGTAGCGATGCTGCTGGCCACCCCCGCTGCTGTGTTCTCCTGCGTCCGAGTCTTCCAGGTGTCGGAGGAGAAGTCCATCAGCGTGTGTTACCCAATCCCAGAGTACTTCCCAGACTGGTACATGCAAGCCAACGTCCTCACTAAGGCCCTTCTCTACTATCTCCTGCCTCTTGTAGTCATCGCTACCTTCTACCTTCTCATGGCCCGACACCTCCTGGCAGCCGACGTTCCAGGAGAGTCTCACGTTTTCCAGAAACAGATCCGCACCAGAAGGAAGGTCGCTAAAGTTGTCCTATGCTTCGTGTTGATATTTGCCATATGTTTCTTGCCGACCCACGTCTTCCTCCTGTGGTTCTACTTCGATCCACAATCCTCCAGCAAGTATAACGACTTCTGGCACTCCCTGAGGATCATCGGGTTCTGCCTCGGCTTCATCAACTCCTGCATCAACCCCATCGCTCTTTACTGCATTTCGGGAACGTTCAGGAAGCAATACAACCGCTATCTATTCTGCTGCTGCACGAGGAAGAGCAACCGCAGGAACCTGGACTCCCTTCGCTCCGTCCGTTCCAGCGTCTCAAGGTACAGAACTTCGGCTCTTCGGCCCTCCGAGACCATCACCCTGACCACGATCCTCCAGGAGCGGCCCTCCCCTGCCACCTCATGACACATAAACGTCAGCTCACTCCAACAGGACCTGGAGGAGAGTCTCAGTTACTCCAAGATGAGATCCTCACATACAATCGTTGATATTAACCAGGAGACAGACAATGGCACGTGCATCTACGAGGTGGTTCGATTCTAATGCTCTTTCGGCGAACATGTTAGACGCAAACTTCACTAGAGGAAGAGTGGACCACTCACAAGGTGAACCACACCCTTACAATAAGGAGGGGGAAAAGAGGAAGACATAAAGTAGATGCATGTGGTACCCCCATCAAAGCTTAGCAATAAGATCATATTTTTGCCACTCCAGACAATGTCCAATGACGATGATCCAGTGGTTGCCAGACTAACACCATCCATTACGTTTCCTCTGCCGATTGGTCATGTCTTTACCATCTttattcctcactctctctctctctctccggtcaatcATGGAACCCTACCTGGAATGTTCAGTTGCAGGTTGACTGGGCAATTCAACTCCACAACAAGACAAACGAGTGACGCGCGCGGACCTTCGCATATAGCCCTAGACGGGCGTTAaccccacgcccacacacgcaccatGACCACCAACAACAGATCCACTTCTCGGTACCATTATCATCCACAATGAGTGGGCCAAGAGTCATCCACGTCTTGATTTTTCTCTTCTCACAAGGGTCAACTGCGGGTCAGTGTTGTAAACCCATAAGAGCCAAAGGAAAGCTAAGCGATGCTTGGTCTTTAGCAATACTAAATATCAGGACAgactatattgtgtcatatagtGCAATAACATTGCGAGAGAAAGCCCGTGTAAAAATATTCCGATTGTCTATACCCATCTAGGTTCTAAGAGCTCCACAGGTGACGTTGGTTTCAATACTTTGGTTTCCTGTGGCTAAGAGGATGGTCGCCAAGACCTTTAAGGAAGACTGGGATAAATGGTTACTTTCCCTGGTCACTTCGACGGGGTGATGCCCCTCTTTCTGTTGTCGAGTTAGATTGTAAAGAACCGCCGCTCCTTTTGAAGTGCTGTGTGTTTTACAGCAAACATTTCGTATTAGAAAAAAGGATCCATTTACGGCTCCCATGATTATCTGGTTCGGCTCCGATCCCTAATGAAACCAGTTTCTTCCGCCGATGTAAATGAAGTTTCACAGTCATTAGTGTTTgaatacgacccttcaccacagtgGATATATGTCTGTTGGCGATATCTTCCGAGTCCATTATCTGGGGAGAACGAGTACCTACATGGCCTTCGCAGGAGGATGAAAGTCAAAGACTCTTTCTTCCCTCGTTTCCCATGGAGGTCTATACAGCTGTTGGTCTCCAACTGTGTCTGTACCtccacagacacagcagcagGGCTACAGAAGAGCAGCATTTTCACCTTCTGTTATTCAAGCTTCCTATCCAGAATTTTTCGTCTGTAAGAAAAGTAATCACTCGGAGTCTGTACTCCAACTGGCTGTACCTCCGCAAGAAATCATCTCCAGATGACTACGTCACTGTCTGGAAAGAAGCGAAGACAAAACCTGTCTGTTATCTTCCTCGCATTTCGTGAGCGAGGCAGAGCATCTGGCACTTTGCCACGGTCTTTGATCTATCCCTTGTAAGgaacaaaacatgaaaaaaaaaaaaaagaggggaggagagagtgtaaTTAAAGGAAACCTTGGTTATCTCCTTCGAGGGAATCTTCAGCAAAAGAGAAAAAGGCCATTTCTGTTTCCAGAAATCTTCTGGCGCAAGAATTCATCAGTCTAGAACCTAGGTGAAAcattccaaacttttttttttcttttcagttgatCGTAAACTGTAGTTGGTTTCGTCCCAGAATGTCTTTCGAGTCCAGAACCAACCTGGAGCCGTATCTCCCTTCTGAGGCCGTAACCCAACCCTCTTGCACGAAATCGTACCACCGACGGAACACGCATACACTGAAATGACCAAAGCAAATACATGAAACCCGCCCTCCTAAACTCGGTCTGAAATACTACTCCTCCGCCAATCTgacaccacactccctagacaaacacgagttacACATTCCCGTCCACGCCCCCGGACATCAAGCAACGCCAGCATTACTACAGACACCGATTCATCACTTCCCAGGACCCTTTTATGCCCATGATGCAAATGCCACAATGAAGACACGCAATACTTATTCTTCAGTTGCTCCGTACTCTACCCACATAGAAACACACGCATCGCTACACTTTATGACATTTGGGCCACACTCGGTGTTAAgaggctggcttcctgagcgctgcaggagcaccATGAAAATAGGAGGCACTCCTGGGTCAGGAaataagagcatatatatatatatatatatatatatatatatatatatatatatatatatatatatatatatatatatatatatattgtacatactGTGAAAAGATAAATGTCAAATGCtttaaaaatgtttttcactttaaGCACTCACGCGATGTTATCTTCCATACCACAAGCACTTTATAACGTAACCCTTATCAAGGCTTACGCCATCTTCTGATGAACCTCCATATCTAAGCCAACATTCCTGTAGGCGTCTGACCCATACCGAGTGAGGTCAGGGGTGAGCGGAGGAGACCAGTGCATCAGGAATATCACGAAGCGGCGATGATGACGAGACACTGTGGGGGAACAATGTTCGAAACACGATCGTCCGAGACAGTGGCGACGAGATGATGTTCGAAACATCATTGCCTGTGAGTTACGTACTGCCTGCTGCACCTCATAGTTACTGAACACACTCGTGTATTCTCTGTATAACAGACACTGAGAGTTCCAGAGGCGAATAATAAGTCATCGTGAATGACATACCCCCAAAAATGTATTACGAGTCGCTACCTTGAAGCAACTGAAGGAAACTGCTCGAAGCCTATCTACACCTTTATGATTCGCTCTCACACCCTTACCCAGTGGACTCGAAACGTGATTCAGAACATATCCGGTGAACTCGATACATGATTCAGCACATACCTGTTGGTTCCGAAACGCGATTCCGGACTTACCTGGTGCATTCGAAACCTGATTCAGTCCATATCATataacaaaatagataaaaaatatttttctatgaCATTAATTTCTATCTTGTTAGTTGATGAAACactggtgaaaaagattttttttttacactcattCACGTGTTAATCATTCAATTTAATCCAAGACCATCAAAGGAAACACAGGTTGTTTTGAACAACAGTAATATATttctgatgaaagaaaaaaaatcttttccatgTCATAAAaagaacaggagaaaaaaaacatgAGCATACGAGTCGTGGAAAAAAAGTTCGGCCCTGTCATGCAAACAATGCCGAGAATCATGCAAGTAAACGATAAATGAAGATAACTTACAAATGCTGGATAATTCTTCCGAGTCCAAGCAGACGGGGCAACCTAGTGTTCCATGAAGACGACGAGATTGtctgtaagataaaaaaaaaataaagtgataAAGTATTGGAAAATGGTATAAATCACTGAAGAAAATAGGGAATGGATATTTTCAACAGCAAACAGGCTCTGTGTGATCACCCTTTAAGGGTTGAGTTAAAGAGTTCACAGTAGAGAGAAACcttaaaggacacacacacacacacacacacactgcactgctGGATCAGTGTGATGGGCTGGAAAGTGTCGTGGTTCGCTTTTATTAAGTGTGTGAGAGGACAGGGTTCCCGAAACAATGCCACCAGAAGTCGAACTTTAAGTCTCGAATTTCTGTGGGATGTCGCCGGGCAATGGTGAACGGTTAAGAGCCGGGCAACTATGGCTGGAATTAGGTGACTGGAGGGAAAAGTTTGGTCATGACAGCTGTAGGGAAAGCTGGTGTTGAGATTAGAGAGTCTCGCAAATGGAGAAAGCTTTGGAGACACATTGGTGGCAGCTTCCGTGAATGGAAGACATTTTCAGTTAAAAGTCTGCGTTGAAGTTCTGATTGGCGGAAGTAACACTTATctctgatgtatggatgtgaagtacGGTATATATTTCAGCAGGTCAAGGTAAGAAAATATGGTTAGGAGTACCGGCTATGGAAAAGTTCTTGAAATCACTTCCAGATTCGGTTCACTGTTGTGTGCAGAAGAGGCAACCGTCTCCAGCAacactggaaagaaaaatggtCTCTTGGGGTCGCTGGAACTGACCTGGAAGACAACTGGGTCGTGTCACAACACTAGCCCGGGAGTATTCCTCCCATCACGCTAGGTCGACAGGGACACCCTCTGTTGAGCTACACAGCCCTCAGACCCATCATACAAGGGACGTCGAGCCCTCCCCAGTTAAGCGCCCTCAGAACGGGAGTTTTCGAGTCTCACATTGGGAAACTTTCGAAGCAACATAATCACTGGGAGAGGCCTCTGTACCGTTCGACTGGCTCTCCTCCAGTCGTTCCCCCTGCCTCCTGACGTGGGGGGAAGAGATGCCTCATGGAAAAGAATCTCCGAGCCAGTAATAGTCGACCTGGTAAACGCTGATGTGATCCTTTCATGTGACGGCGCCTCCATTGCGCTGGGGTGTGTCTCATGCCCTAAGGTGATGTTTTTGATCAAAGTTCCGACGTGGCATGGACTACCTTGAGGCGCTTTTGGCTCTCCTGTGATCTAATCACGACGAACAGGACGTGTTCTGTTGAGGTCCCCtcgtacctgtgtgtgtgggggggggaggggggggattccGTACTCATAAAGACGTCGTTCATTCATTTCCCTCGTCCTTCAGTCATGTCACCTCGTGAGGTGGGATTTCATGAAGACGTCGTTCATTCATTTCCCTCTTCAAGGATTTGAAGATCACTGAGGAACGAGCTTCTAGAGATCGCCAGTGCCGTCTCATTCATTCGCTGCCTTctggaaatttcttttttttcttttacgcgACTAAAATAAAAAAGGAGATAAAAAGATTCAGTGAGATATGAGAAATGTCAAGCGTCTCCTTTCGGTCAAACGTCTCGAGTTCCATCTCGGCAATGACGCTCCTCGGTCTCTCAATACCAGTCATGCTTCATGTTCCCCGGAGGTTACTTCTGTCTGGAGTCTCACGTCCTCGACCCAGGGATGAGTTCGCCCTTCCAGCGTCAACCTGCGTCTGCTCGGATAAGCCAGCGGCGCACGACGAGGAAGAGGACCTGGCTGCCCAAAGCCTGTGACAAATACGGCAGCGAACGGCCATACTAACCCGGTGTTGTCGACCGCAGATCCTGAAGCTTCCAAAATGATCCTTGTACGAGGTTATGTcaaatgctagctgctggtaaagtgagcctgatgggatttgaccggtctagaccccgttgctcatggatgcgaGACAACGAAGGGGTactcgattacttgtaatcgaatagtcatttcccccaCTCGGGGCGATCATAGCGTTCCGATAGCGTTCCCGACTGcgacgcaaaaggtcctgggttcgaatcctgactatTGAAGGGtattatatctatataaaaagaatatatatatatatatatatacatatatatatatatatatatatatatatatatatatatatatatatatatatttatatacacacacaaagtgacTGACCCGCCACGGGCGAAACATGACGAACCTCTGGCCATcttcagtgaaaaaagaaatgagataaaGAATGAAGACATTCATCAGGTGCTTTTCGGGAGTCTGAAGACCAAACTCGTGAAGGTGGAAAGACGAGGATAAGATGCGAGAAGGAAGGGTCCTCCACAGCTCAGCTTTTCGAggagaggtatcataacggtcaatcttcgtgtggTCAGACTCCACATAGgtactgtgggaagcagcatccAGACTTGCGGTCACTTCTTGTGTCACGTGTTAAAGCCACCTTCATTGTAACATCACCTGACTTCTGCAGTCGATTCTAGTATGGGTGCAAATGCTGACTGAAATGTTTTAGTGTCTTTTCTGTatacatggaaagaaaaaaaaaaggtaacaggAATCGCTGATACCTTTTCacactgtgtgtatgtttgtgagtttgtatgtgtgagagagagagagagagagagagagagagagagagagagagagagagagagagagagagagagagagagagagagagagagagagagagagagcaaatgaggccactcttcgtctgttcctgtcgctacctcgctaggcGAGAAACGGCGCGTATAGTATacgtatatgaatgtgtgtgtgtgtgtgtgtgtgtgtgtgtgtgtgtgtgtgtgtgtcgagaaaAAGCTATCTGTGAAATCTCAGTAACATACGAGTGAAAGCCATAGTTTTAAGACATTTGGAATAATGTACATATGGATATCATGTTTGTATTTTACGTATTTCCTTACTGTTCTAAATCGAGCCTGTGTCTGCTCGGCTGACGTACACACGAGAAATCAAACCTCTCACCTGAACATCCTACGATCATGTGTATTCTCGTGTGTTATGTTATCCTTCGTTTCTGTATCACTgaagatcactttttttttttttttggtttctctCCTCAGTCTGTCACTTGTATTAAACTCTCCGAATGCAAAACAGCCATGTTTTCATATCCTTCCCACACGTGTGATTACGTACCTAACAGGCCGTAATCATTCAGGTAATTTGGCATATCTAGAAATCATGACTCTTCAACACTAAGCTACTTAACTATAACCGAACCCATGACTGAACTCATATTTTGTCCACAAGAAATGTATACGGGACGATGAGGCAAGAATGTTCAGCTCCATGCCGGAGTTTGATGGGTGATGGTTTCCTCCTgacaccgaggaggaggaggaggaggaggaggagaaggaggaggaggaggagaaggaggaggaggaggaggaggaggaggaggaggaggaggagggcaaagcTGATGTTTACCTCGCACTGGGACAAGATACCGCTACATGTCTTCATAATCTCGTGTGGCCAGGAGTTGATTCCACATCAGAATTACACCCGTTACGTAACGTCAGGGTACGAGTTAATTCACCAGCACTCGTGGCGCTCGTGGGTACCTTTTTTTTCAATCACTGTCTTTccatctcccttctccctcatccttccatccccttGCCCTCCGTCTCACGCGAGCGAGGAGGAGGCCCCGGGTGAGTCGTCCAATAGCCTCCTCCATCCTGGAGATCCCTCGATATAAGGTAAAGAAAATCACTCACACAACCCTCTTCCCTCtgtcgcctcctccctccctcccaccctgtcgCTTGTGTACCGCCTACCGCCGTGCCCGAGGCTGGGTGTCGGACATGACCTGTTGGGTGGCGGGTTAATGACCGTCCCAATAAACAGACCTCACTCACCACCGTAAGTCATGTCCTAATTGGCGGTAAACTGGATATAGCGGACGTTCGATCATAAGCGGCCCATCCGGTAGCAGCGCACGCTCTATCGGTGAGGTTTCTTGCCAATGGCGACGCTTGGGAGTGACGGACGCAAGCAAGTTACGTAACACTTTCTTGGACGCTAGTCGTCAGGTATATAGACGAAAGGCGGATAATCCCAAATAATCTCATTCACCTACGATACGTAACTGCATGACCCACTTCCTAGATGAGGATGACCTGGTGCACCCAGTCACCTGGTGACGACTCTGAGGACCCGGCTTCCTGTGGATGACTCGAGCTCTGTCAGATGTGGTTCTGTCTGACGAAGACCTGAGGATGCTGCACGAGacgaggtgggggtgggtgtgtgtctttACTGTGGGGAAGAAGTAACCGAGCTGAGGGCGGGCGAGGGAGTCGTGTTCTCATCAAATGGCTTTCTAAGACgagcttcatcacacacacacacacacacacacacacacacacacacaaacccggtGTGTGACAAAGACAGGAATGGTACACGGTGGGGCAAATGAAAATATGGACGCTTTCGTATATTCCTGGCGAAGTGGTGGTCCCTCAGGTGTAGGAGACCCGCGAATCGAGCCCAGATGGGTATCAACAACTCATGCACTTCACAACTGGACTGTGGAAGGTGTTGGAGAAGGTAAGagttggtggaggtgagtgttggtggaggtgagtgttggtggaggtgagcGTTGGTAGGGGTGAGTGTTGGTAGGGgcgagtgttggtggaggtgagcGTTGGTaggggtgagtgttggtggaggtgagtgttggtggaggtgagcGTTGGTAGGGGTGAGTGTTGGTAGGGGCGAGTGTTGGTGGAGGCGAGtgctggtggaggtgagtgttagTGGaagcgagtgttggaggaggcgaGTGTTGGTGGAGGCGAGTGTAGGAGGAGGCGAGTGTTGGTGGAGGCGAGTGTTGGTGGAGGCGAGTGTTAGTGGaagcgagtgttggaggaggcgagtgtggtggaggcgagtgttggaggaggcggGTGTTGTCTACCGTCTCCAGAAACTCTCTGGAGAGACAGGGACAGAGATGACGTCAATGACCCTTGACACTATTCTCcccattccttcccttccccattctcccttcccctttccttcccttcccctttccttcccttcccctttcgtTTCTTTATCAACTGTGGTATTTTATCTGAGCTTGGATGGgtaggttgggggaagggaagggtggcgGGCTGATAGGGGTTAAACACATCTCCGTCAAAGGAAACATGTTTATGATGAGCGAGGCCTGATTACGCTCCAGCACTGTAGAGGCTGTAAACAGTTTACCCGCAGACCTGTGGGAAATGGTATCAGACACACACATTTCCTGATGCCAATAAAcaacgcagaaaaaaaaaaaaacgttcaattATCTAAATGCAAATCACCAAAGGCTACGAGAGCCACCCCGGGTACTGAACCCGCTCCAATATTTACGTCAGGACAtacgaaaacattttttttttttttttcatccaatcATCGTAATGCCTTCTTAAACTAATCCATTCGACCCACACCCTTTTCGTCAACGAGAGCGAataagcccatatatatatatatatatatatatgtatatttgtgtgtgtggacgtgtgtatgtacatgtgtatggggggggttgggccatttctttcgtctgtttccttgcgctacctcgcaaacgcgggagacagcgacaaagtataaaaaaaaaaaaaaaaaaatatatatatatatatatatatatatatatatatatatatattggaaaggatcacaattttgcgcgtgattaagatattcgtgtttcattttccccgtggactcataggagacagcgggagacagcgacaaagcaaaataaataaataaataaatatatatatatatatatatatatatatatatatatatatatatatatatattctttctttcttttaaactattcgccatttcccacattagcgaggtagcgttaggaacagaggactgggcctttttggaatatcctcacctggccccctctgttccttcttttggaaaatcaaaaaaaaaaaaaaaaatgagaggggaggatttccagccccccgctccctccccttttagtcgcctacgacacgcagggaatacgtgggaagtattcttaatcccctatccccagggataatatatatatatatatatatatatatatatatatatatatatatatatatatatatacatatactcctaCGCTAAGAAAAAAGCAATAACAAGTCTTCACCTCACTCCTCACGGTAGCTCCTAAATCCTCATTCATCACGGGAGGAAATGACGCGGGAATTTATGAGGTACGAGTTGGTGGGGGAGCGGGGAGAATGTACATACTGTGATGAGACCTCACCACGCCTCTCCTAGCTGGAGCCTCGTCCGAGGCCTctaaggatgaaggaagggaggaagaaacaACGACCTCGACCGGAGGGAGTCTATGGGGAAATTGGAAGGCCGTAGTATTCCAGGCTGCTTCTCTTAAGACTTAttcatttccccctttcccccactccaccccacccatccaccacccgcgctgtggtgaatgatgatggcagggaggtggtgggggaggaggaacacaccCCGAGATAACGAGACCCCTTGATTAAGACGGGGTCAGACCTGGAAGGAACTGCGAGTCTACGTAGGAGAAAGAACGATGATTGGTGAAGaggccattcctctctctctctctctctctcccccccccccccccccccccaattggcCTGGGAGGGCTGACCTGTCAATCTCGGATGGCGAAATTTACCGTCTgatgaataacaataatgatgataatgatattctattcatcattatcaatattatcactattacgactaccatcactattactactactactactacaactactactactatagtatcattatcaatgttactatttttttttttttttttgctttgtcgctgtctcccgcgtttgcgaggtagcgcaaggaaacagacgaaagaaatggcccaacccacccacatacacatgtatatacatacgtccttacacgcaaatataaatacctacacagctttccatggtttaccccagacgcttcacatgccctgattcaatccactgacagcacgtcaaccccggtataccacatcgctccaattcactctattccttgccctcctttcaccctcctgcatgttcaggccccgatcacacaaaatctttttcactccatctttccacctccaatttggtctccctcttctcctcgttccctccacctctgacacatatatcctcttggtcaatctttcctcactcattctctccatgtgcccaaaccatttcaaaacaccctcttctgctctctcaaccacgct
This window harbors:
- the LOC139753411 gene encoding neuropeptide CCHamide-1 receptor-like, encoding MVATIINKTTTADHRVVLAALSSSPGRATARTHLWPAAVDNETLWSSYEDMFKDLNMTDESLFPSNITDDASDGNATNGYVPYYQRPETYIVPLLFALIFIVGVIGNGTLIVIFVRNKTLRNVPNTYIISLALGDLLVLFFTVPFVSTIYTIDSWPYGTFECKFSEFVRDISVGVTVFTLTALSADRYLAIVSPVRKAVGAARGVTLRAALAIWLVAMLLATPAAVFSCVRVFQVSEEKSISVCYPIPEYFPDWYMQANVLTKALLYYLLPLVVIATFYLLMARHLLAADVPGESHVFQKQIRTRRKVAKVVLCFVLIFAICFLPTHVFLLWFYFDPQSSSKYNDFWHSLRIIGFCLGFINSCINPIALYCISGTFRKQYNRYLFCCCTRKSNRRNLDSLRSVRSSVSRYRTSALRPSETITLTTILQERPSPATS